The proteins below are encoded in one region of Belonocnema kinseyi isolate 2016_QV_RU_SX_M_011 chromosome 5, B_treatae_v1, whole genome shotgun sequence:
- the LOC117173194 gene encoding uncharacterized protein LOC117173194, whose product MTKPCLKTLTKIHSELISTFDCFPDGYPILGVPDCTTSDSSQQTDSRDRSVPPARPYSPDRRSSPIWTPLRVRSRSPTARCIVPTRLPSSDGSGYELEELEFIRLIPNKNPHRIFLLQKYTFADNKVLYLAIGHNKFVPIKNKEQIVLSTFGGEVFAILENSNLLAGIYGPGKRRVRVNIESGATTQMTRGEIREAQVGPHHPIICCFKIENINPRVNHNTPDQ is encoded by the exons ATGACGAAGCCATGCTTGAAGACGTTGACGAAGATTCACAGTG AGTTAATTTCAACCTTCGATTGTTTTCCTGATGGCTATCCTATTCTTGGTGTTCCTGATTGCACAACTTCTGATTCTTCTCAACAAACTGATTCTCGTGACAGATCAGTTCCACCTGCCAGGCCTTATTCTCCAGACAGGCGGTCTTCTCCTATCTGGACACCACTTCGTGTCAGATCTAGATCTCCTACCGCCAGGTGTATTGtacctaccaggcttccttcttctgatgGATCCGGATATGAACTTgaagaacttgaatttattcggcttattcctaatAAGAATCCGCACCggatatttttgcttcaaaaatacacttttgCTGATAATAAAGTACTTTATTTAGCCATTGGACATAATAAGTTTGTGCCtattaaaaacaaagaacaaattGTACTATCAACATTTGGTGGTGAGGTATTTGCCATATTGGAGAACAGTAACTTGCTGGCTGGAATTTATGGTCCTGGCAAAAGACGGGTGAGAGTAAACATAGAAAGCGGCGCGACTACCCAAATGACTCGAGGGGAAATCAGGGAAGCTCAAGTAGGACCCCACCACCCAAtcatttgttgttttaaaatagaaaatataaatcctCGTGTAAACCACAATACTCCAGACCAGTAA